The following proteins are encoded in a genomic region of Methanoculleus bourgensis MS2:
- the cyaB gene encoding class IV adenylate cyclase, which produces MLEVEAKFAVPDPGEVRARLTQQGVRMARRQQERDIYYNAPHRDFGETDEALRVRYDDTGVTVTYKGPKIRVGSAKAREEFNLSVASGETLETILSRTGFLRAAMVSKVREFYEIGDVTVTLDDVEGLGTFIEIEILTEAGGEDAARRIGAIAKDLGVEGPPIYTSYLEMLLGSSPSD; this is translated from the coding sequence ATGCTCGAGGTAGAAGCAAAGTTTGCGGTCCCTGACCCGGGGGAAGTCCGGGCCCGGCTCACCCAACAGGGGGTGCGGATGGCCAGAAGACAGCAGGAGCGCGACATCTACTACAACGCCCCCCACCGTGATTTCGGGGAGACCGACGAGGCGTTGCGGGTCAGGTATGACGATACCGGGGTTACCGTGACCTACAAAGGGCCGAAGATCCGCGTCGGGAGCGCAAAGGCCCGCGAGGAGTTCAACCTCTCGGTGGCCTCGGGCGAGACCCTTGAGACGATCCTCTCCCGCACCGGTTTTTTGCGTGCCGCTATGGTCTCAAAAGTCAGGGAGTTCTACGAGATCGGGGATGTGACGGTCACGCTCGACGATGTCGAGGGTCTCGGGACGTTTATCGAGATCGAGATCCTGACAGAAGCGGGTGGGGAGGACGCTGCCCGGCGGATAGGGGCGATTGCAAAAGATCTGGGTGTCGAGGGTCCGCCGATCTATACCTCGTACCTTGAGATGCTGCTTGGCAGCAGCCCCAGCGACTGA
- a CDS encoding metallophosphoesterase family protein produces the protein MTDVLLLADLHGNYGKLEAFLSYDYDAVIIAGDITNFGPLEPVDSVLSRFEVPCFAIPGNCDPREIIDVLERSDAVCLHNSWISLGNLTIAGLGGSNETPFGTPFELTEEEIDGELTRIVKHMDRNVHNVLLSHAPPYEALDAVGENHVGSQSIRKHMTQFDLVCCAHIHEARGIAEVDGVTVVNPGSASDGYGALIRFGKEPKDIHIELITV, from the coding sequence ATGACGGATGTGCTACTCTTAGCAGATCTGCACGGTAACTACGGAAAGCTTGAGGCTTTTCTCAGCTACGACTACGATGCAGTCATCATTGCAGGCGACATCACCAACTTCGGTCCACTCGAGCCTGTAGATTCAGTACTCTCCCGCTTTGAGGTACCGTGTTTCGCAATCCCCGGCAACTGCGATCCCCGTGAGATCATCGACGTGCTCGAACGCTCTGACGCGGTCTGTCTGCACAACTCATGGATCTCTCTTGGCAACCTGACGATCGCAGGGCTTGGCGGTTCAAACGAGACCCCCTTCGGCACGCCGTTTGAGTTGACAGAGGAAGAGATCGACGGAGAACTCACCAGGATCGTCAAACACATGGACAGAAACGTCCACAATGTCCTGCTCAGCCACGCGCCGCCATACGAAGCCCTGGATGCCGTCGGCGAGAACCATGTCGGGAGCCAGAGCATCAGGAAGCACATGACCCAGTTTGACCTGGTCTGCTGTGCGCATATCCACGAGGCGCGGGGCATCGCCGAGGTCGACGGCGTCACCGTCGTCAACCCCGGGTCCGCATCAGATGGCTACGGCGCCCTCATCCGCTTTGGAAAGGAGCCAAAAGATATTCATATCGAACTTATCACGGTTTAG
- a CDS encoding TIGR04013 family B12-binding domain/radical SAM domain-containing protein: MKVHWREISSASNSFAALAAACEVHGYHLEATKEPCPDVTCYSLNSITERSYRDEIAGADCITIAGGPHASARYSDVAQYADYVVVGEGEYTLPALLATIEEGRDPPPGVATARGYTPARHTVLLDGYPPFSEVKGFIEITRGCPFGCGYCQTPRLFGRCMRHRSVDEISRYAARFRDIRFVTPNAFAYGSDGVHLRLDRVERLLRSLNGRIYFGTFPGEVRPECVSQQSIDLILDYCANTRLHFGAQSGSDRVLRLLHRGHTVEDVVRAVDLCRENGLVPVVDFILGLPFESDDDQRATLDLVRLVTRAGKAHIHYFMPLPRTPLQNSRPRSLLPETEKVLGRLALGGRITGSWMDHEIRFFRHSPHL; the protein is encoded by the coding sequence ATGAAAGTCCACTGGCGAGAGATCTCTTCGGCAAGCAACTCCTTCGCCGCGCTCGCTGCCGCGTGCGAAGTGCACGGCTACCACCTCGAAGCGACAAAGGAGCCCTGTCCCGACGTCACCTGCTACAGCCTGAACTCCATCACCGAGCGGAGCTATCGCGACGAGATCGCGGGGGCGGACTGCATAACAATTGCCGGAGGCCCCCATGCCTCCGCCCGCTACAGCGATGTGGCGCAGTATGCCGACTACGTCGTCGTCGGGGAGGGGGAGTACACGCTTCCCGCGCTCCTTGCCACCATCGAGGAAGGGAGAGACCCGCCTCCCGGCGTCGCCACCGCGAGAGGCTACACGCCTGCACGCCACACCGTCCTCCTCGACGGCTACCCCCCCTTCTCGGAGGTGAAGGGGTTCATCGAGATCACCCGGGGATGCCCGTTCGGCTGCGGCTACTGCCAGACACCGCGCCTCTTCGGGCGGTGCATGCGTCACCGCTCGGTCGATGAGATCAGCCGGTACGCCGCGCGGTTCCGCGACATCAGGTTCGTCACCCCAAACGCGTTCGCCTACGGCTCGGACGGGGTCCACCTCCGGCTCGACCGCGTGGAGCGGCTCCTCCGAAGCCTCAATGGCCGGATCTACTTCGGCACCTTCCCGGGCGAGGTTCGACCCGAGTGCGTCTCGCAGCAGTCTATCGACCTCATCCTCGATTACTGCGCCAACACCCGGCTGCACTTCGGGGCCCAGTCAGGCAGCGACCGGGTGCTCCGCCTCCTGCACCGGGGGCACACCGTGGAGGACGTCGTCCGCGCCGTCGACCTCTGCCGGGAGAACGGGCTTGTTCCGGTCGTCGATTTCATCCTCGGCCTGCCGTTTGAGAGCGACGACGACCAGCGTGCGACGCTCGACCTCGTGAGACTGGTCACCCGTGCGGGAAAGGCCCATATCCACTACTTCATGCCGTTACCCAGGACCCCGCTCCAGAACAGCCGGCCACGCAGTCTCCTTCCGGAGACGGAAAAAGTTCTTGGCAGACTGGCGCTCGGCGGCAGGATAACCGGTTCGTGGATGGATCATGAGATAAGGTTTTTTAGACACAGTCCTCACCTATAG